A region of the Carassius auratus strain Wakin unplaced genomic scaffold, ASM336829v1 scaf_tig00217187, whole genome shotgun sequence genome:
ATATCTCtgcaactataaaaaataaaatcataatagaaTTTAATAAACTCAGCAGGGTTCATATGCAATCATATGTGGTttagaataaagaataaaaatggatttattttttaaagtcaatTTCTGTTTAGACAACAGTAACAGTTTCTGTTCTTCCATTATTGACTACAAAAGCGATACGGATCATTTACAGTAACACACACCGACTCCTATAACAACAGCGGCTGTCATCACACTTTATGGGGTAAGTTGTGGGGATCAGATGGTCTTATTCACAAACTTAACCGTTCTTACAGCCAATAGGAATTAAACAAAGTGTAAAATTACAGTACAACATATTTTTACTGACCTGACAtccattaaaattaaattcaacacTGCCTTTACATTTTTGTTCAGCAATTTATCAAACATATAATACtgaaatttcacacacacacacacacacacacacacacacacacacactcacacacacacacacaaacttaaaaaaattactggGATGCAGTTTTTGCCTTTTATCTGACCTGCCccttaaaatttatcttaatgtAAAAATTGATTAgacatttatttctataaataacACTATATGCATGAGAACAAACGTTAATGTGGTTTATTATTCTTAGATTTTAATCACGTTTTAACTTTTATCTCAACAATAAAAAACTTCAGCCAacagtaaaatcacaaaaattTAGGATAAATAAGCTTTTACTTAAGTTTATTAAAATAGCTATACACAAAATGAAATCATACCATAGAGCGCAGCAAAGCCAGAGAGGAATAAAAATAAGAGACTGTGTTGGCAGGTCATTGCTCTTCTGAAACCATCAAATATATTCCAGAACCTTTACACCACCAGCTCAACGACACAGAAATAACTTCCGTtcacagaaacagaaaataaaaaaacaggaagTTTGCATTCAGGGAGCTGTCGGTTAAGCAGAATCATCAACTTAAGATGTCAGTGATTATACagaacaaattaaataaaggCTGCAAACTCTTTAACCTCTCAAAGGAGGAACAACTTTTAATATTacgtgatttcaagttttcctttctctttggagtgttacaagctcttggtgcaaagAGAAGAtctctaaagttgcaaagacaaaATTCTAAAATCCAGAGAGATATTCGTTATCAAAGTAAAGACTCTGCCACGCTccagtatttgaaaaatgtttttttttttttttttttttaattaaagcatgtcaatatattctgttacaccaaatgcacaaaataatgatctttaaaaaagcatcatatgacaccttGAATGCAGTGAGATTCACCACTGACACTGTTCTCACGTCACACCTCAGTTTTGCACGCAGTGAGTCCTCAGTTGAAACTGTAAGAATATGATACTAGTGAATCAGATTTGACAACTCTCAGTATGTGTTTGTGATTGCACTCTGGAGATCATTGAAAGCTCCGAGTTTGTGTTTTTGTAGCGTTGAGCAATGCAGTCAATCACAGATATATCTGTTGATTTCTCAAACTCTGATTGGGATCCTCTCATTGAAACAAACAATGTATACATGATATAAATGAGATTCATTAGGGAAAGCTATAGCTGTTTCATGATCTAAAAATGGGTTGCAGCTTGCAGGAGGAAACGTTAGTGGTTGTGTGTCAACTCCACTGTATACAGTATTTTGGTGCAAATGCATtcgtaattttacattttgtatgatagcaaatttatttgaaatatttgaagttgtaaataaaatggaaaatcaGCCATATTTATTGGCatatatttgaaaagaaaatgtgttttttttaagtctttctatatcaaaatgtaaagtttaaatcAGTGTTTTACTCTCCATTGAAACGGTACAGAGCGCCCCCTGGGGGGAAATATCCGCACTGCTCTTAGTGGAAGACCAGCACAACGCCTCATATTTGCGGTTTCTGTTCAAGTAGCTTCTCTTTCTTTTTGCGTCTTGGGTGTGTAAAAGACTTTCTGAGCAAAATACTTTATAACAGTGCATTAACGTGTCCTTTGGATAacaaaaatgtctccacgatgcTTGACGTTGGTCGTAATCTGCGTTGTGTTCCTCTCCACAGAAACTGTTTCAGGTGCATTATGTTTTTAACGTTTTAATCGACGATGGCGCAGCAGTTATAAACGATATTCTAGTAGCctaatttacattaattaattaatttagcctAACTGCAGTGTATGGCAGACTTTTGCATATTTGATGCTGACTAACATTCTCTCCCATATTTTAGGCGAAGATGTGAAGAAAGCAGTGGTGACGAAGTTTATTTTCATCCAGACAAACAACAGGAACAAAGATTAAACTCGACTGTTAAGGGTGAGTGCATGATatgattcaattcaagtttttcaattcaagtttatttgtatagcgctttttacaaaataaatcgttacaaagcaactttacagaaaattatgtttctacaatatttagtagtagctagtagtttgtgtacatttgacaggattttagaaaaaaataaaaataataataataatacaagacgtagtcagctagacgatgaactatcaatattattaattaagttattatatgattcagtcacacatttagcaataattgttagttctgtttgttgattcagggttagcatcatctggggtcctctgagggtcagcatcatctcttctcaggtgttctggatccagactggagcttgtttaaatcctagttaccacgggatgtaaatccgtggcgaaacatagaaacaaaatacagacatcattagcatagctgctgatccaacaaagtaaaattagtttaacccaagttaatgaataaaaatgcacctttgaacagatgcaactacactcacaattaaaaagatacattattcgaatgcttggcgaaagagatgtgtttttaatctagttttaaacagagagagtgtgtctgaaccccgaacattatcaggaaggctattccagagtttgggagccaaatgtgagaaagctctacctcctttagtggattttgctatcctaggaacgaccaaaagtccagcgttttgtgaccttagggtgcgtgatgggttgtagcgtggtagaaggctagttaggtacgctggagctaaaccatttagggccttataggtaagtaatgataatttgtaactgatacggaacttaataggtagccagtgcagagactgtaaaattggggtaatatgatcatattttcttgacctggtaaggactctagctgctgcattttggacgacctgtagcttgtttattgaagaagcaggacaaccacctagaagtgcattacaatagtccagtctagaggtcatgaatgcatgaactagcttttctgcatcagaaacagataacatgtttcgtagcttggcaatgtttctaagatggaagaatgcagtttttgtaacattggaaatatgattttcaaaagacaaattgctgtctaatataacacccagatttctgactgtagaggaagttacagtacatccgtctagttgcagattgtaatctacaagattctgtgtagtgttttttggtccaataattagtatctctgtcttatccgaatttaattggagaaaattgtgtgtcatccaatcttttacatttttaacacactctgttagcttagataattgggaagtttcatctggtctcgttgagatatatagctgagtatcatcagcataacagtggaagctaattccgtattttctaataatattaccaaggggcaatatatatattgaaaatagaaggggacctaggacggatccttgtggcactccatattttactgatgataaatgagatgactccccatttaagtaaacaaaatggtagcgatcggacaggtaggatctaaaccatcttagagcctgcccttgaatacctgtatagttttgtaatcaatctatgattatatcatgatctatggtgtcgaacgcagcactaagatcaagtaagactagaaatgagatgcagccttggtctgacgcaaggaccaggtcatttgtaattttaacaagtgcagtttctgtgctatggtggggcctaaaacctgactgaaattcttcatacagatcatttttatgcaggaaggtgctcaattgagcagacacaactttctctaaaattttagacataaatggaagatttgaaataggcctataatttgccagtacactaggatctagttttggtttcttaataagaggcttgataaccgccagcttgaatggttttgggacgtgtcctaaagttaacgacgagtttatgatattgagaagcggttcttcggctacaggtaacagctctttcagtaatttagtgggtacaggatctaataaacatgttgttggtttagatacagtgataagtttatttagctcttcctgtcctatggttgtaaagcactgcagtttatctttgggtgcgatggatgaaactgaagtattagatgctgtagaatctacattcgccattgtatttctaatgttatctattttatcagtgaagaaattcatgaagCCATTActgtttaacgttggtggaatatttgaatcaggtggcatctggtaatttgttaacttagccactgtgctaaataaaaaccttggattgttttggttattttcaatgagtttgtgtatatgctctgctctagcagtttttagagcctgtctatagctggacatactgtttttccatgcaattctaaaaacttctaagttagtttttctccatttgcgttcaagactacgagttactttcttgagagagtgagtattactgttataccatggtacagtacgtttttctctaacttttttcaatttgatcggggcaacagcttctaatgtattagagaaaatagtgcccatgttgtcagtaattttgtctaattcgtgtgtatttttgggtacaaatagcagttgagataaatcaggcaggttatttgcgaatctttctttagtggctggaacaatagttctgcccagacggtatcgctgagacatatagttaatatcagttatacgcagcatgcacgatacaaggaaatggtctgtaatatcatcactttgaggtacaatatctatagcagtaagatcgattccatgcgatataattaaatctagtgtatgattaaaacgatgagtgggcccggtgacattttgcttgactccaaaggagtttattaggtcagtaaacgcaagtcctaatgtatcatttgcattatcaacgtgaatattaaaatctcccatgattagcgccttatcaactgtaactagaaggtctgagaggaaatctgcaaattcttttatgaattctgtatacggccctggtggtctatacacagtagccagagcaagagataaattagatttcttttgcatgtctgacagtgtaacattaagcagaagtatttcaaaagagttaaacctgtatcctgtatTCACCTATTATTCacaaaagtaaactttttttgcatttgttctaAATCCCTACTGGttatttaaatgtcttatttgtgtgctgttctgacgtgcattttttttcttctttttttttctgaacacacaaaaaagagtgcgcacaaaaacaaaaaaaaacattcaaactctTCCTGATAACTGAACTAAGTTatgtcaataatgtaaaaaaacaggGTTTTTTATCTTCTCCAACTGGCTGGAAATGGAGAGTAAATTTTTGAGTGAAGGGAAGCATCTATTAAAGTTTAATGCtcagttacatttgacatttgttaGAGTTTCTGTAACGTTGAAGTTTCCATTGCACTGTGCAatcgttaccactgtgcaggaGAGTAGAGCTTATGGTGAAGGATACTACTCCGCTTTAAGCCTTGATACTAAGCAGTAAATTTGTTAGTGCAGTACTTTCCAGTATTTCTCAAGTAGCCTATTTTTCTATTTGAGCTGATTGGCTGTATACagtcttgtaaatgtataaaataacaagATACAAACAGACCTCATTtaaaatcacagacttttgagaataaacataaaataaatgagcacatttccctaattatattaaattcattGTGTCATAGACTAATTAATTTAGGAGATTCCACATGATTTATTCAGGTAGATTCCATAAAAAATCAAGCCTGAAAAACTACTcaaaaatattatgtgtaatattgttaccttaactttattaaataaatagcatagctcattagatttttttacagtgtactccagtataaagtgtcacatgatccttaagaaatcattctaatatgctgatttattatttgttatgtcCCAGAATCTAAGGGCAATGTGGAGTAACATGAATGAAGAACTTTACACATTGAAAGCATAGACTTCCATTATAGGAGCAAACAATACATTATCTTTTTTCTTTCAAGCCACTATGCCTGCTTCAGAAATGGGCATGAGCCAAAATAACAAACCAAAACTAACTGTTTGTTTAGATGCTATCTTGCTTAacgaaataaatataaaacaatacatcCCACTTCCCTGTCTCTGTCTAATTGAAACCAGGAGAAAATACACTTTTTCCAAAAGAAACAGCTGACCCATTTTCTTCAAAAGTAGCGTTACTCTATTTACAGATGACCTTTTACTACCGACACAAAGTTAAACATATGAAGAACAACACTCCTAGttgcgtgtaatgcatacgccaaatgccaATTTTGCGTGCATGTGATACGCCAATCCTTCAcattaatttcggtggagagcagatgcgtccaaataacacgcatcatcttcagcggcagtgacgtcaccaGCGAGGCTCGTCCATACGTCCAGTTCACCTGATGATGCGCGTACACATTAAGAATGCAACACCCATAGAGGAGCCAGATAATTAGCAGCCAGAACCTGGAGTGAGGAGAaaagatatttctattttaaataaatgcttttctttttaactttttattcatcaaaaatccagaaaaaaaagtatcaaaggTTCAAAAccaatattaaacagcacaacagtttccagcactgataataaatcatcatattagaatgatttctgaaggattatgtgaccgTGAAGACTGAGTAAAGGGGCGGTCACAATAAACGTGCGAAATTATCTTGgacgccgctgcgaatatgggcgggagcaagataatACGGTCTCTCCTCAATTATCACATTGGATTaatatttttcctgtatttttgatcaaatatagatGCAGCCTTGAAGAGCATAAGATACTCCTGTAAAAAACCTGTTcttgaacccaaacttttgaccggtagtgtatgTGCTAACATGTAACCAGCCACGCGATGGCAGCAAACCGCTGAATCCAGGGAACCCAACCTACTTTCAGTTTTGTTTCAAACTCTATAGTTTCTGTCCTAGCTTGGCCTCTGAGGCATGTTCCTCgaattatttcaaaaaaaaaaaatcttaatgcatGAAAGTTTACTTTGTATGAAAAATGTCTCCTCTGAAATACTCCACGACCGTCATCTGCGCTTTGTTCATCACCATCGGAGCTGCTTCTGGTAAAGTTACTCGATATTCCGCTCAACATTTTCTCGATGGCGAGGCTGCGGTCCGCTATTAGCTAACATTAGTTAGCTGTTTAGTTTTATAATACCTTTATAATAGTGTTTATAATTTACAAATACCAAGTGACTCAGTTCGTGTCCTGGGTCTGTGTACCGATATAAAGTTGGTTTGACGTTTGATATTTTGTCAGAGATTCAGCCTCGGAGAActtcaattaattatttaacgATTTAGCACAATGACAAGAAACATACTGTgttgtaattattttcaaatcTAGAAGAGAACACACCTTGTGTAATCTGCCTTAAGGAATTATAACTGATAGACCTTATAAAGTAAAAGTGCAGGAAAGAGACTATCTGCAAAGTGCAAAACGAAGATAAAATTCCCTCTAAATGCTTCACTtgtgaaaagtaaaaataataaatctcaaATTAAAGGGGTGTGTCTTATTATGTGTTAATAAAAGAACATTTAGCTGTTGGTTCCATTCACATAACTATAGCACAACAAAAGTTATTGAAATGTACAGACTGAGAAAATGCTTACAAAGCATGACACAGATTGTGCAGTTTACCGCCACCTGGAGGAACCTATTGCACTTTTCTCGACCAAGTCTGACATTCAGAAgtttaaatacattcatttataatgcattttgtttgatatgtaaatttaaatgggtgtgtcttgttatttgctcaaagaacaatatttacagcCATTTTTTACTATCACGTGTAAATCAGGATGCATACTATTGAATTAAATTTGAACCCATTAACACACTCATTTTTATAACATACAGTATTCCATCTCAACTTCAAAGGGTGTGTCTTGTTACTGGCTCCTAAAAGAACATTTTGATGGAGGTTTTAGCAACCAACACATAATTTAGTTTCAAACAAATAGTCTTCTATCTCAGCTACAAAGGctgtgtcttgttacagatttaataaattatattttgcagtagttttcattttcaaaagtgATGTCGAAGTCATActattgactttcaaaaatcGCTTGCACAGCCTTCCATGGAGTCTTCCATTGAGTCATAAGACTTTATGTGTTGCAACAAATTGAGgagaattaaaacaattaaactgcGATGTGTGTTCAGTTCTACGTTATATTGCTTTTCAGATAAGCCATTTTTCATACAATTACACTCATCCACTaagaatttattgatttttttctcgGGTCATTATCTGTCTAACATCCAACGTCAGACGTCGAACCAACTTTATATCTGTGTTTTGTGTAGTTTAAATTTATTAGCAGCAGGCCGAACACCTCAACAAAACGGGTGTAACATTAGCTTATAGTTCAGATGTTTATGCCTTggctattttattattacatgatgatgataataacaatcataattatgtgttttgtttatatttatacgGAATGTATGTGACATATTGTGTCTGAATATAGTTTCTTATCTGGTACTTTTTGTTGACCTGCTTTCCGGAAGCTATTAGTAACTATTATAAAGAAATGTGCTAAATGACGACTAACATACTCTTTTATTTGTCAAACTAGGTCAAGAAGAGAAAGTTTATGCTGAAGTTGGTGGTAAAGTGTCTTTTGGTGCGACCAGCTTAAATCAGCAGCAATTAAATGTCAGCAGcattatatggaaacaaagaaatGAACCTGTTATAAAAGCGATTGAATGGGATACTGAAGATGGTGTTAACGTCCCAAATCCGAGATTCAAAGACATCACAACTCTTGATAAGGAGACTGGACAAATCACTATAACTaatttaaaattcgaacacagtGGACTTTATACCATCGACATCAACGGTAAAGAACaggaaaaaatattcaaattggaAGTTTTGCGTAAGTGGatatactttaaatgttttacactgaTGCATTTATACTGATAAACACAGATAGTGTATGTGCTTTTAATATCACCACACATGGACCTCCAAACAAACAATATAGTATGACATTTGTAAGTGATAGTTTGTGTTAGTATTAGGAATGTAAAATATCAGTTATTTCCGTGATCGATTGtagtttaaattaacgatcaattaatcgttaaccataatgctgcaaaatgcatctatTGCAGTCACTgccatgacaggatgtgcaaaagccacacacacacacacacacacaagatgctttctcacttgaattaatggggttttagtctgaataaaatgctagtagcaaaATAAAGAGTGTCGTATGTTTGAGATAATTTTGCTTTGTTGACCGTTTTCggatatgtctaaaatgaaagtaaacaaatgaaagaggatgcatgtctgtatattagatgcgcgcaagtc
Encoded here:
- the LOC113100124 gene encoding uncharacterized protein LOC113100124, whose protein sequence is MLDVGRNLRCVPLHRNCFRRRCEESSGDEVYFHPDKQQEQRLNSTVKGQEEKVYAEVGGKVSFGATSLNQQQLNVSSIIWKQRNEPVIKAIEWDTEDGVNVPNPRFKDITTLDKETGQITITNLKFEHSGLYTIDINGKEQEKIFKLEVLPPVPKPVIKIEKIEVNPDAVYLICEYSETIIWNNSTGETLQGSPTIRMENLSQLKNKEIQISSTHAHSRMQ